Proteins from one Oncorhynchus masou masou isolate Uvic2021 chromosome 12, UVic_Omas_1.1, whole genome shotgun sequence genomic window:
- the LOC135549293 gene encoding apelin receptor A-like translates to MNSSSNSSLNSTWIPDGVVSGRLIWSIIMGLCCVLGLPGNIGVLVVILRRSSRLLNFTLCLMLNLASSNILCLAMVLYPQMWNRLGRKGEVVLLLALWGLACALTAPTVVTRDVVDGELKCQRHTGSDAERVAVLVSETVLWFVVPFSVLVTSYCRLHRRVNQTALFSSAKMTWLVTSVVVAFFILLIPVHIVNMVDITCIVQHTPLTELSVALRCHRNAVASVARCFMVINSCLDHFLYAFALRRIREQPKSS, encoded by the exons ATGAACTCCTCCAGCAACTCCAGCTTGAACTCCACTTGGATTCCGGATGGCGTGGTTTCGGGCCGCCTGATATGGAGCATCATCATGGGGCTGTGCTGTGTTCTAGGCCTCCCTGGTAACATAGGTGTCCTGGTGGTCATCCTGCGCCGCTCGTCCCGACTCCTCAACTTCACCCTGTGCCTCATGCTCAACCTGGCTTCCTCCAACATCCTGTGCCTGGCCATG GTCCTCTACCCTCAGATGTGGAACAGGCTGGGGCGCAAGGGGGAGGTAGTGCTGCTCCTGGCCCTGTGGGGGCTCGCCTGTGCTCTGACTGCCCCCACTGTTGTCACTCGTGATGTGGTTGATGGCGAGCTCAAGTGCCAGCGACACACGGGCTCTGATGCTGAAAGAGTTGCTGTCCTCGTCTCGGAGACAGTTTTATGGTTTGTGGTCCCGTTCTCTGTGCTTGTCACGTCCTACTGCCGCCTCCACCGGCGGGTGAACCAGACGGCGCTGTTCAGCAGTGCAAAGATGACGTGGCTGGTCACCAGTGTGGTGGTCGCCTTCTTCATCCTCTTGATCCCTGTGCACATTGTCAATATGGTAGACATCACCTGCATTGTGCAACATACTCCCCTGACAGAGTTGTCAGTTGCGCTTCGGTGCCACAGAAACGCGGTAGCGAGTGTCGCCCGGTGCTTTATGGTTATTAACAGCTGCCTGGACCACTTCCTGTACGCCTTCGCCTTGCGGAGGATCCGTGAGCAGCCCAAGTCATCGTAG